The following coding sequences lie in one Lolium perenne isolate Kyuss_39 chromosome 2, Kyuss_2.0, whole genome shotgun sequence genomic window:
- the LOC127335580 gene encoding probable inactive beta-glucosidase 14 isoform X1, translating to MAPKAASLLWLLMLFSCASAIDRSQFPPPSEFLFGTSTSAYQIEGAYLEGKKGLSNWDVFTHKQGTIQDGSNGDIAADHYHRYMEDIELMHSLGVNSYRFSIAWTRILPRGRFGDVNPDGVAFYNAIIDALVQKGIQPFVTIFHYDTPHELEERYGGWLSPEIKKDFGYFAEVCFKMFGDRVKFWVTMNEPNLLAKFSFMDGRYPPGRCSKPFGKCAFGNSSIEPYIAGHNMILSHANAVSIYRKNYQEKQGGYIGISVYTRWYEPLRNSTIDLLAVERAISFNVPWFLDPIILGDYPPEMRRILGSNLPQFTLKQRKKLRVTKLDFIGLNHYSTWYVKDCIFSPCELDPVDGDARVVSLAERDGVLIGKETGVPFIYDVPHGMEDVVVYYKQRYNNTATYITENGYPQASDIGMSANDFTSDKGRIDFISGYLKFLASAIRKGVDVRGYFMWSLLDNFEWTSGYTARFGLYHVDFKTQKRTPKLSAEWYRKFLKGSLVTRKFQDGSQPQRNSS from the exons ATGGCGCCCAAGGCGGCGTCACTACTGTGGCTTCTCATGCTCTTCTCGTGCGCGTCGGCGATCGATCGCAGCCAGTTCCCTCCTCCTTCGGAGTTCCTCTTCGGGACCTCCACTTCTGCTTACCAG ATTGAAGGCGCATATTTGGAGGGCAAGAAAGGCCTAAGCAATTGGGATGTCTTCACTCATAAGCAAG GCACAATTCAAGATGGAAGCAACGGCGATATTGCTGCTGACCACTACCATCGTTACATG GAAGACATTGAATTGATGCATTCCTTGGGTGTCAACTCATACCGATTCTCCATAGCATGGACAAGAATTCTGCCAA GAGGCCGATTTGGTGATGTTAATCCAGATGGTGTAGCATTTTATAATGCCATTATTGATGCTCTTGTACAAAAAG GAATACAACCATTTGTTACAATATTTCATTACGACACTCCGCATGAACTTGAAGAGCGATATGGTGGATGGTTGAGTCCCGAAATAAA GAAGGACTTTGGTTACTTTGCAGAAGTATGCTTCAAAATGTTTGGCGACCGAGTAAAATTCTGGGTTACAATGAATGAGCCTAACTTATTggcaaaattttcttttatggatGGACGGTACCCTCCTGGTCGTTGTTCCAAGCCATTTGGGAAATGTGCCTTTGGAAATTCCTCAATAGAGCCATACATAGCAGGTCACAACATGATACTTTCACATGCAAacgctgtgagcatttacagaaaGAACTACCAG GAGAAGCAAGGTGGATATATTGGAATTTCTGTCTACACAAGATGGTATGAACCATTGCGAAACAGCACAATCGACCTACTAGCAGTTGAACGGGCTATATCCTTCAATGTTCCATG GTTTTTGGACCCTATAATTCTTGGTGACTATCCTCCCGAAATGCGCAGGATATTGGGTTCAAACCTACCTCAGTTCACATTAAAGCAGAGGAAGAAACTGCGTGTTACGAAATTGGATTTCATCGGACTAAATCATTATTCAACATGGTATGTGAAAGACTGCATCTTTTCACCGTGTGAACTGGATCCTGTAGATGGGGATGCGCGAGTGGTTAGTTTAGCAGAAAGAGATGGGGTGCTTATCGGTAAAGAG ACAGGAGTGCCATTTATTTATGATGTTCCACATGGGATGGAAGATGTGGTCGTGTATTACAAACAAAGATACAATAATACAGCAACATATATCACAGAAAATG GTTACCCTCAAGCAAGCGATATCGGCATGAGTGCTAATGATTTTACCAGTGACAAAGGAAGAATTGATTTTATAAGTGGCTACCTCAAATTTTTAGCCTCGGCGATAAG GAAAGGAGTTGATGTACGTGGTTACTTTATGTGGTCTCTTCTTGACAACTTCGAGTGGACGTCTGGATATACGGCAAGGTTTGGGCTCTACCATGTCGACTTCAAGACACAGAAGAGGACCCCAAAACTATCAGCTGAATGGTACAGGAAGTTCCTCAAAGGTTCACTTGTGACAAGAAAGTTCCAAGATGGATCCCAACCCCAGCGAAATTCTTCTTGA
- the LOC127335580 gene encoding probable inactive beta-glucosidase 14 isoform X2 has translation MAPKAASLLWLLMLFSCASAIDRSQFPPPSEFLFGTSTSAYQIEGAYLEGKKGLSNWDVFTHKQGTIQDGSNGDIAADHYHRYMEDIELMHSLGVNSYRFSIAWTRILPRGRFGDVNPDGVAFYNAIIDALVQKGIQPFVTIFHYDTPHELEERYGGWLSPEIKKDFGYFAEVCFKMFGDRVKFWVTMNEPNLLAKFSFMDGRYPPGRCSKPFGKCAFGNSSIEPYIAGHNMILSHANAVSIYRKNYQEKQGGYIGISVYTRWYEPLRNSTIDLLAVERAISFNVPWFLDPIILGDYPPEMRRILGSNLPQFTLKQRKKLRVTKLDFIGLNHYSTWYVKDCIFSPCELDPVDGDARVVSLAERDGVLIGKESHSCRQECHLFMMFHMGWKMWSCITNKDTIIQQHISQKMVTLKQAISA, from the exons ATGGCGCCCAAGGCGGCGTCACTACTGTGGCTTCTCATGCTCTTCTCGTGCGCGTCGGCGATCGATCGCAGCCAGTTCCCTCCTCCTTCGGAGTTCCTCTTCGGGACCTCCACTTCTGCTTACCAG ATTGAAGGCGCATATTTGGAGGGCAAGAAAGGCCTAAGCAATTGGGATGTCTTCACTCATAAGCAAG GCACAATTCAAGATGGAAGCAACGGCGATATTGCTGCTGACCACTACCATCGTTACATG GAAGACATTGAATTGATGCATTCCTTGGGTGTCAACTCATACCGATTCTCCATAGCATGGACAAGAATTCTGCCAA GAGGCCGATTTGGTGATGTTAATCCAGATGGTGTAGCATTTTATAATGCCATTATTGATGCTCTTGTACAAAAAG GAATACAACCATTTGTTACAATATTTCATTACGACACTCCGCATGAACTTGAAGAGCGATATGGTGGATGGTTGAGTCCCGAAATAAA GAAGGACTTTGGTTACTTTGCAGAAGTATGCTTCAAAATGTTTGGCGACCGAGTAAAATTCTGGGTTACAATGAATGAGCCTAACTTATTggcaaaattttcttttatggatGGACGGTACCCTCCTGGTCGTTGTTCCAAGCCATTTGGGAAATGTGCCTTTGGAAATTCCTCAATAGAGCCATACATAGCAGGTCACAACATGATACTTTCACATGCAAacgctgtgagcatttacagaaaGAACTACCAG GAGAAGCAAGGTGGATATATTGGAATTTCTGTCTACACAAGATGGTATGAACCATTGCGAAACAGCACAATCGACCTACTAGCAGTTGAACGGGCTATATCCTTCAATGTTCCATG GTTTTTGGACCCTATAATTCTTGGTGACTATCCTCCCGAAATGCGCAGGATATTGGGTTCAAACCTACCTCAGTTCACATTAAAGCAGAGGAAGAAACTGCGTGTTACGAAATTGGATTTCATCGGACTAAATCATTATTCAACATGGTATGTGAAAGACTGCATCTTTTCACCGTGTGAACTGGATCCTGTAGATGGGGATGCGCGAGTGGTTAGTTTAGCAGAAAGAGATGGGGTGCTTATCGGTAAAGAG TCTCATTCATGCAGACAGGAGTGCCATTTATTTATGATGTTCCACATGGGATGGAAGATGTGGTCGTGTATTACAAACAAAGATACAATAATACAGCAACATATATCACAGAAAATG GTTACCCTCAAGCAAGCGATATCGGCATGA